The sequence CCGATCGGCGCCCCGGACCTCGCCGCCGTCCGCGCGCTGCGGCCCGACCTCATCCTGTCCAACCAGGCCCGGGACGGCGGCCGCTACGACGAGCTGCGGGCGATCGCGCCGACCGTCCTCACCGCCACCACCGGCGCCACCTGGAAGGCCGATCTGCAGACCCACGCCGAGGCGCTCGGCCGGCAGGACGCCGCGGCGGCGTTCATGGCCTCGTACCAGCGGCACGTCAACCAGGTGACCGCCGCGCTGGCGAACGCCAGGGCGGGCGGCCGGAAGGTCAGCCTGGTCCGCTTCGTCGAGGGCGGCGGGATCCGGCTCCACGCCCGGCAGACCTTCCCCGGCTCCGTCCTCGCCGATGCCGGCGTCCCCCGGCCCGACTCCCAGAACGTCGACCGGCCCGACCTCGAACTCCCGCCGGACCAGCTCGCCAGGGCCGACGGCGACCTGCTCCTGTACGCCGGCTACGGCGACCCGGAGCGCAACGGCCTCACCGCGACCCTCGCGAGTCCCGGCTGGCAGGCCCTGGAGGCCGTCCGGGCCCACCGCGCCTTCCCCGTCGACGACCAGCTGTGGTTCCAGGGCATCGGCTGCACCGGCGCCAACTACCTCCTCGACGAGCTCCAGCGCTTCCTCGGCGCCTGATCCGCCCGCCCGAACCGTCCGGCCCGCGGGGCACGCCCGCCGTCCTCCGGGCGCGGGTCAGTCGTCCCGGTCGGCGGTGGCGTTGAGCGAGGTGATGAGGGACGAGAGCCGGGAGTTCCAGTTCTGGTAGGTCTGGCCCTCGATCGCGTGCCGCTTGGCGAGGTCGCGGACGGTGCGCTGGGCGCTCTTCAGCTTGTTCGCGGCGTCGTCGGGGTGACCCTCGTTGAGCCGGGCGGTGGCCTCGTCGAGGGTGCGCAGCAGCTCGATCTGGCGGGCCCGGTCCTTCTCCACCTGGGTCTGCGCGATGCTCTGGCGAAGGGCGTTGATCTGCACCAGCGGGGCCTGGTTGTGCGGCGGCTGGGTGGTCGGCACGGCCGGGGGCGGCGCGGACGGGGTGGTGGCCGTCGGGGCCGGGACCGGAGCCTGCGTGGGCGTGGGCGTGGGCGTGGCGGCCGGGGTGACCGGCGCGGTCGCGGTGGGCCTGGCGGACGGCGCGGTCGCGTCGGGCGTGGACGGGTCGTCGAAGGCGGTGAGGGCGAGCATCGCCGCCCCGGCCGCACCGGCCAGGCCCAGGGCCCCGAACACGATCGGCCGGCGGCGGCTCTCCCGTACCGGCTCGGCCTGCGGGAACGGGTCGGCGGCCGGGATCGGCGCCATCACCGAGGTGGGCGCCGGCGGCGCCGGCTGCGGCGGCAGCAGGGTGGTGTGCCGCT comes from Streptomyces sp. TLI_053 and encodes:
- a CDS encoding iron-siderophore ABC transporter substrate-binding protein codes for the protein MSPITRRTLLTALLGGLGGSALSGCTERSAAPPPMDLAAVAETPSPTPPPSVTVATVTGPVTVPGAPARVVVLDTAELDSALTLGITPVGAARAAADAALPDYWPASRLAPIAYVGPIGAPDLAAVRALRPDLILSNQARDGGRYDELRAIAPTVLTATTGATWKADLQTHAEALGRQDAAAAFMASYQRHVNQVTAALANARAGGRKVSLVRFVEGGGIRLHARQTFPGSVLADAGVPRPDSQNVDRPDLELPPDQLARADGDLLLYAGYGDPERNGLTATLASPGWQALEAVRAHRAFPVDDQLWFQGIGCTGANYLLDELQRFLGA